A region of the Denitrificimonas caeni genome:
TATTCCCAGGCGTATGCCAATGGGATGTACTTTCTGACCCATCTGATCAACTCCGTTACTTGTCGGCAACCTTGACAGTGATATGGCAAGACCGCTTGACGATGCGATCAGCTCGGCCTTTGGCACGAGGCATGATGCGCTTTAGCGAACGACCTTCGTTAACGAAAACTGTAGAGACTGTTAAATCATCTACGTCAGCGCCTTCGTTATGTTCAGCGTTAGCAATCGCAGACTCCAACACTTTCTTGATGATTCCGGCAGCTTTTTTGCTGCTGAAATTCAATAAGTTCAGCGCTTCGCCCACTTTCATCCCGCGAATTTGGTCTGCGACCAAGCGAGCTTTCTGAGCGGAAAGGTTAGCGCCTGATAACTTAGCTGCTACTTCCATCTTACTGACTCCTTAGCGTCTGCCTTTCTTATCTGCAACGTGACCACGATAGGTACGCGTAGCAGAAAATTCGCCGAGTTTATGACCGACCATATCTTCGCTCACTAGAACTGGGACATGCTGACGACCGTTATGAACTGCGATGGTTAAACCAACCATCTGCGGCAGGATCATCGAACGACGCGACCAAGTTTTCACTGGTTTACGATCATTCGTTTCCACCGCCACTTCGATCTTCTTTAGAAGGTGAAGATCGATAAAAGGACCTTTCTTAAGAGAACGTGACACTTGCGTATCCCTCTAATTATTTGCGGCGATGAACGATCATGTTCTCGGTGCGCTTGTTCGAACGAGTTTTCGCGCCTTTAGTTGGCTTGCCCCACGGTGTAACCGGGTGACGACCACTAGAAGTACGACCCTCACCACCACCATGTGGGTGGTCAATCGGGTTCATACAGGAACCACGTACAGATGGACGAATACCCGCCCAACGTGAAGCACCTGCTTTACCCAGTGAGCGGAGGAAATGCTCATGATTCGAAACTTCGCCCAATGTTGCGCGGCACTCAGAGAGCACTTTACGCATTTCACCGGAACGCAGACGCAAAGTCACGTACATACCTTCGCGAGCAACGAGCTGCGCTGAAGTACCAGCTGAGCGAGCAATTTGCGCACCCTTACCTGGCTTTAGCTCAACACCGTGAA
Encoded here:
- the rplV gene encoding 50S ribosomal protein L22, with product MEVAAKLSGANLSAQKARLVADQIRGMKVGEALNLLNFSSKKAAGIIKKVLESAIANAEHNEGADVDDLTVSTVFVNEGRSLKRIMPRAKGRADRIVKRSCHITVKVADK
- the rpsS gene encoding 30S ribosomal protein S19, whose translation is MSRSLKKGPFIDLHLLKKIEVAVETNDRKPVKTWSRRSMILPQMVGLTIAVHNGRQHVPVLVSEDMVGHKLGEFSATRTYRGHVADKKGRR